A stretch of DNA from Nitrospira sp. KM1:
GTCTTCCGAAAAATCCTGGTGTCCGGGAGTATCCAGAAGATTGATCACGGCATCCTTGTATGGAAACTGCATCGCGGATGCGGTGATTGAAATACCTCGCTCCTGTTCCATGCCCATCCAATCGGATGCGGCGGTCTTGCCGCCTTTCCGCCCGCGAACCATGCCGGCGGTCCTGATGAGTCCTGAATACAACAACAATTTTTCCGTTAGCGTCGTTTTGCCCGCATCCGGGTGGCTGATAATCGCAAACGTTCGGCGCTGCGCAGCAGCAGCGGCCAGTCCGTGTTGGAGTGCAGTGCCGGGGGTCATAGCGGCGCGCAGCATACCACATTGTATCGTGCAACACGCAATGCAACAGCGAGCCGTTCCGTCCAGGGATGGCCGGCGCGGCGGACGCTACGCATTCAGCTTCCACCAGAAAACTCGATGCGCCTCCAGGCTTCGTACACCACAACCGCCGCGGCATTCGATAAATTGAGGCTTCGACTTCCCTGTACCATCGGCAGCCTGAGGCGCCGGTCATCCGGAAAGGTCTTCAATATGTCCGCGGGCAGGCCTCGCGTCTCCGGGCCGAATACGAAGACATCTCCCTCGAGAAAATCAGCCTGGTCATAGCGGCGACTTCCCTTCGTCGATACCGCAAAGAGTCTGCGTCCATCGAATTGTCTCAAGCATTCCCGCCAGTTCTCGTGGAGCGTGACCGCCGCGTATTCATGGTAATCAAGGCCGGCCCGGCGTAGCTGGCGGTCATCCATGGCAAATCCCAGCGGTTTGACCAGGTGAAGCGTGATGCCGGTATTCGCGCACAGGCGAATGATGTTGCCGGTATTGGGCGGAATTTCCGGCTCGTATAGGACGACGTCAAACATACCGCGGCGGTCTCGTGGGGAACGAGTCTATCATGGGTCGTCGATCCGGCGTCGATGGAATCCTTGCTGAGTTGGCCACATACCCAAATGGCTTGACTAAGGTCGATGTCGACCGTATGAGTAAATATGACCTCTGGGGCTCGCCGGATGGCTGCGGGCTTCCGTCACGGCATCCTCCCTGACGAGTTGTGTTACGAAGGGCGTCTTTCACGCACGCATGCGATTCGTCTGGTCGGTGAAATCAAGCGTACCGCCTTTCTTCCGGCTGCTTTCCCCTCACATTCGCGGTCGATGCATGGTCCGAATCATCCTCTGCGTCATGACGCTGAGCGCGACCATCCCATCGTCCGGGTTTGCAGAGGATGAAAAGACCCCGCTCGCAGGCGAAGAGTTTCATACCGAAGTCATGGGCGAGCCTGTCAAGGTGGAAGCGCGGGACAGGAAAATCGTCACGGCCGCCAGTTTCGGCGTGGAATACCTGCCGAATGGCCCGAGTTTCTATCAGGTCCTGCCGTTCGGCGCCCTGTACGTCTGGCGCAATTCCGACGACGAGAAACGCCGGTTCAGGGGAACGTTTTCCGGCCCCGTCAACGACCTCACGTACAACGTGGGAAGCCATTCCTCAAGCGGCTGGGAACTCCGTATGACGTTGAACACCATGATCATTCCGATCGGTCGCGCTGAATACGTTGAAGGGCAGATCATCCGCGACGTCGAACTCGAGTGGAGCTACGTGTTCGGGGGTCTCGGCATCGCGTACCGCAAACAGCTTTCACCCGGCAATCAGGATAATGCCTTGGAAATCTCCCTCACCTACGAACCGGGTTTTCGGTGGTTCAGCGGTACGAGCCGGACCGCCTCCAACTTTGTCGTACCGAACGACACCTACGAAGGCCACGTGCATGCCCGCCTGCGCAAGGACGCATTGGAGCGCAACCTCATGGAATTGCCGCACCGCGGCTATGCCTTCGGGGGCGACTTCATCTACGGACATCGCATGAAATGGGACAATTGGGGCGGCGGCCAATTCGGCACCTTCAACGGCCAACAGCAGCGGGAGTTTGTGATGGGCAGCGTGTTCGGCCTGGCCGCAACCGGGGTACCCTTCGTCAACAGCGAGAAGCACCGTTTGGTCACATCGCTGTATGGCGGGATCGGCAGACATCTCGACCGGTTCTCGACGTTTCGCCTTCCCGGACGACCAACGGGCTATGAATGGGAAGCCCTGGCACTGCCGATGCTTCCGAGCGTCGCCTTCAATGAATTATTCCCGACTCGATATGGAATCGGGCATCTCGAATACCGATACGAACCCATATTTTTCCTCTATCCCTACGTGCGCGGGTCGTGGGGCTTTGTCGAGCAGCCTCGCTTCAACCCGGACAGAAGCATCCGGATGAAAATGGACTCCATGCCGGCGCTGGGCGGAGGTGTCGTCAGCGGAGCCCCCTGGCGCTCACAAGTGGAGATCAATTACAGCTACAACTTCGGCATCTACAGCGACCACAGCGGAGGCGCGCCGATGGCCGGACGTCATGGATTCTTCGTTTTTTGGTCCAAGCAGCTATAGAGAACAGCCGAGCGAGCCCGCTGCGCCCATCCGCCGACTCGCGTCAGCCGGCAGGTGCATTCGCACGGGCCTCGGTCATGCTGACCGTGCGCCTCACGTGGTGAACCAGATAGACGACGACGGCGATATTGACGAGCAGCAGAACAATGCGAAACGTGGTCGCCCGTTCCATGATCTCATAGAGTTCAAACGGAATCAGCAAGCCGGTTGACACGACCGTCATGTAGGCAGCCCACCACGCTTCCAGCCAGAGCCCCGTGCCCTCGATCAACAGCACCGTCGCATAAATGAAACTCACGACTCCCGCCATCAGCACCGTATGAGGCTGCAACGCGTCGACCCGCAGCACCAGCGCGTGAAGGATTCGCGAGTCTCCGTTGAGGTGCAGAACCTCCATGAGGCTGGCAAATTGCGCCGCGATATCTGCATGCACCATCCGAAGCAGACCAAATGCAAGGATCAACAGAGCAACCCCTTTTATCAATCGAAATATGGCGATGATCGCCAAACCGGCGTTATGCGAACGGGAGGAGTTCATCGATTGAGAATGGACAGCACGGGCATCAAGGTTTGTCAGGCTGAACAGGTTGGTTCAAGACCTACTGAGGCTGATCCTTCTTGGCGTTGCTCCTTTCCTTCTCGATGGCGTCGCGTTCGGCTTTGCATTCGCCTGCTTCGCAACGTTGGGTTTCTTCGTCCTGATTTATTGCGCACGTATTTTTATCTTCCTGGCTAATGGCGTTATCCATGCATTTCATGAAGGCTTCCTGGGCCGCACGGTAACATTCTCCGCAGGGTGTGTCGGCTGAAGTCACGGTCGCGCTTACGGTGGAGACGATGCCCCCGGCAAGAACCCACATTCCTAGGTGGCGGAGCAGCCGCGCGCGCGTCATTTGATCCCGATGACCATAGAGTCAGGACCCGTGAGCCGTTCCACCTTCGAGCTGCGGAAACCCGCTGTCTTCATCCAGGCCCGGCAATCTGCGCCCGTGAAATCAAATCCCCCGGGGGTTTCGATCAGCATGTTGAGGCTCATCAACAGGCCGAAGGCATTCGTTTTCCTGGCATCGTCGATCAACGCCTCATGAATGATCAGGGCTCCGCCCGTTGGCAGCGCCTCATGGGCTTTATGCAACAGCATCATTTTCTCTTCGAGATTCCAATCATGCAGAATGTGCCCCATGATCAGCACATCGGTCTTTGGAAGCGGATCCTTAAAGAAATTTCCGGCATGGAAGCGAACCCGAGCCCCTAACCGATTGGCTTCTATATAGCGCTCGAAGACAGGCTGCACGACCGGCAAGTCCATGCCGAAACCGGTCAGATGTTTGTGAGCCGAAGCAATTTCGACCGCCACGCCTCCCTGTGCGCATCCCACATCAGTGAATGTCTTGTAGCGCTTCCAGGTAAATTTCTTGGCGATAACTTTGGCTGATCCGATGCTGAGTCCCGTCATGGCCTTGAGAAATCCTTCTAGCCGCCGCGGGTCTGCATACAACGCCCCGAAGAAGTCTTCACCGGATTTGGCTTCATTCTGCGGCTTGCCTGTTCGAAGTCCCTCGGTAAGCGAACCCCAGAATCGGTACAGTCTGGCGTTCGCCATCTCGAGTATGCCGCCCACATACGATGGTTTGTGGCGGTCCAAAAATAGACCCGTCTCCGGAGTGTTGGCATAGCGCCCCCCGGTTCGCTTGAGCATGCCCAAGGCAACGAGAGCATCGAGAAAATCCCGCGCGCCTCGCTCATGAAGATTCACGCGTGCCGCCAATGCCGCAAGGTCGAGTGGTCCCTTGGCGAGTTCCGTAAATACGCCGAGTTCGATCGCGCTCAGGAGCGTCTTCGATCCCCAGAACGCCGTGCCGAGCTGAAGGATTGCCGCTGGAGTTGTGTGCCGTGCCGCCATGGATGATCCTTTCTGAACCGTGGCTAGAAACTGCCGTGATCCAATGCGCGCATCTCTTGCTTCAAGATTTCCTTCCTGCGTCGACGCTCCAGATGCCAGACCCTTGTGACGAAATATACAAAAACACAAAGCAGTAGAGCGCGGCCAACTCACCCATATTCTGGATCGGGAGAGGAGCCTGGAGCCCATGGACCATCCAATAGGCAAAAGCCATGAGCCCGCTGCAGAGAAATGCGGCCCAGCGGGTATAGAGTCCGATCATGACGAGAGTGCCTCCAACCAGTTCGATCGGACCCGCCACGCCGATCACGAAAGAAGGAATGGGCGGCGGAGGAATCGGGATGCTGAAAAGTTTCTGTGTGCCGTGCCACAGAAACAGGAAGCCGGTTACGATGCGCAGAAGCGCGTAGGTTTGAGGACCATAGCCTTGCAGAAACGATGGCATCGCGTGCCTCCTCTCGAAGTGGTGGGATGACGCAGGAATGGAAAACCGACGGACAGGCTACTGAGTTCATACGGATCTGTCAACGCGGCCGCATGCCAGATGATGGAATCGTGCGAAACAACGAGACGATGTGCGAGCGCCATGTCACGCCTACATGCAGTAGTTTCCACTGGTCCAATTTCCACCGGCACTGTCGCATTCGTACTTGTTCGTGGCCCTGCCTCGTTCTGCCTGACGCATGGCAGCCTCTGCATCGATTTTGTCGAACTCTTTAGCCGCGTCTCGAATGTAGGACATGCGTTCGACACTGTTATGAAAAGTGATTCCGACCGGATCGGCCGGGCAGCGAAGTCCTCGTATTGCGTTTTGTTCCTGTACGTCTCGAAAACCGATACAGTTCGTCCAATCACTCAGCCAACGCGCCCAATAGGCCCCTTTGGGATGCCCAAGTTTCGCAGCTTTCTTGAACCACTGGATGGCGAGCGCACGATTTTGGGGCACTCCCATCCCGAACTCATACATGCGCCCCAATGCGAATGCCGCATAGTCGTATTTCTCCGCTCCCTTGGCATACAGACGGGCCGCCTCGGCCCAGTTTTCAGGAACGCCTTTTCCCAACTCATAGAGCAGACCGAGCGTTTTCAGGGCCACCGGGTGGCCCTGATCTGCGGATTTCATATACCAGAACGCCGCTTGTTTCTCGTTCTTCGGCACGCCGTCACCGAATTCATAGAGTTGCCCGATACCAAGCTGGCAGTCATCATTTCCCATGTCCGCACATTGCCGATAGAGCTTCGCCGCCTTGTCGAATTGCTTCTGCTTATAGAGACGATACGCTTCCGCTTTAATGGTCATTCCCGGCCTTGTGTCATTTCGATCCTTTTCTCGCTTCTCGACATAGGCAGGAGCCGCCTTATCTCCCATCGCAATCGCCTTCTTCAAGAGTTCATTGGATTTGGCTTCATCGTGCGGCACACCCGTGCCAAGGTGATAGAGAGTGGCCAGCCGGCGCGCGGCGGCCGCGTTGCCGTTATCGATCCCCTTCTGATACCACTTTGCCGCGGTCGTCACATCCTCCTTTACCCCACTGCCCTGCTCATACAGTATTCCCAATACCAGCGGAGCCCGCATATGGCCGGCGTTGGCGGCTCGTTCCAGCCATGGAATCGCTTCCTTGTATTCTCTGGACACATAGAGCTTGATTGCGCCGGCGCAAAACATGGATTGGGCGTCGCCCGACTTGGCCTTGGCAACATGACTCGTCAGGGCGATGCCGGCAGGAGCTTTGTGAAGACATTCGGTGTCGAGGAAACTATCGGCGGCAAGTGCGTTCGCTCCCGTCTCGTCGAGCATGATGAACAGCGTCAAGACACCGGCAAGGATTCTCCCAAGGAAGCTGAGAGAGATGATCGCAATCATCAGCCGACCTCCGGGGCATTCTGAGCCGCGCATAGCAGCCTGGTCAAATAAAGCAGTTCGCCTTAAGATCAGAAAGGCAATGTGACGATCGCCCGCCGTCAGTTCGGGTGATCATCCCGGGAGCGCTCAGGTGGGGCGCAGGAATGTATTTGAGCATTTTATCGCAGAGGTCGTGGCAGCCGCCTTCAGGCGGCTGCCGCGGATAAATCGTTTCCAATGATTTGAACGTCCGCTGTCACGTTCGGTTCTGCCAACCTGACACGAGCCGCGTTACGAGCCCAGTTGAGTGTCCATCCAGTTGACTCGGCTTCGCAGCCATGCCTTCATCGCGGCCACTTCATCTTCGTACGGACTGATGGCGACCGGGTTGCGCCACCAGACATCGGTGTAGGCATCGATGGGCCAACGGTCGAAATTTTTTGACTGCACACTGCTCAAGTACGTGGTCCGGTTATCGATAAAAGTGAAGATGCCGTCGAGAACTCCGGCGGCCTTCAACTGCCGCCATCTGGCCTTCACCCGTGCGTCGAAAGCCGGGTCTTGGAACATTCTGACGAACCAGGCTCCATTTCGTGTCCACCAGCCTTCCGGCAACCCGGCATCGCTGAACGTAGCGTTCCCGCTGGACATGTCGAAGTCCCACACAGGCCCGAACGTCAGCTTCCCGTTGCGTTTTTTGAACAGATAGACGCTCTTGTAGAGCGCCGAATCGAGATTCTTGGTCACTTCGCTCACGAGATAAAAATTAATTGCGGAATCGACGTCGAGGTAGGCTGCATACCCTGCCGTCGGATCGGCGAACTGGTCTGAGTAAATCGCGTCCTCCGTCTGCTTGATATAGCCCTCGATGTAGGCTCGCTGACTCTCTCTTCCCGGCTCCAGCAGCGAATCAGGATCACTCAGGCAAAACACGATTTGTGTGCGCGGTGACTCATAGCAGTAATCTTCTCCCTTGGTCACATCGATTTCGATCAAATATCCGCCCGTGATGACATCCGGCCCGGTATCCCCCTCATCGAGCTCAGGAATATTGACGCGATTGGGATCGATCCGGATATGTTCGGTCAGTTGATAGATGCCCCGGTAGGTCCCGTTGAGTTGCAATTCCACCTGTACGCTTCGGGGCGTATATTCCATGCCGACTTGCCTGCTCAGCTCGAACGCCAGCTCGTTGCGCGTCAACGTGATATCGGCATAATTGGCGAGGAGTGCCCAATTCCGGTTTGCGGGCATGCCGAGAAGCGACGTGCTGGTCGTGAGCTGAAGCCGGTAGGGCTTTTTGGCCATCTCCCAGGTCGAGTTTCCTCTTCCTCTGATCCCAAGCGTGCTGTTGAGCAATTGCTGGCCGGTTTCGCTCGTCAGGGTATATCGCGATGCTTCATAATCCTCTTTGGACGTAATTTCGGCTCCGCTATTTGTCGTAATGGCAAGAACGGGAAGTGCGGATGCGGCCGCAGTCGGTGTCGTGGTTTGCGTCGGAGACTGGCTTGGCGGATTACTGCCGGCCGGCTGGTCGCCACTCCCGCTACTGCAGCCCGCGGCGAGAACGAGAGCGAATGCGACGAACGGCATGTGCAAACGGACAAATCTTCGTGATCGAGTGAGTGCAGATAACATCATGGGGTCATCCTTTTGAGGGTGGGTTGTATGAAAGCGTTGCCGTCGGGAATCGGTGGAAACCCAAGCGGGCCACGCTACGGCCAGAGAATAGGCACCCTACACGATCTAAATCAAGGGAGAAAATCAGTCGGGCGTTTTTCCTTTATGCGATCATTGCATAGTCGCACATTCATGAATCGACCTGTGCGTCCCGTTCGCTGGGACGGTGATCGAGCGCAATTGTGATAAAGTACCGCGGCATATTGGATATGATTATGACCGCTTCCACTCTGCGCATTGCGTTTCTTCATTTGGCGCCGGTTCCCGGAGATCTCGCCGGCAATCGACGCACAATCGAAACAGCGCTTCACCGGGCGGCTTCTCACGGTGCAGCCTGGATACTGACGCCGGAACTTCCTGTGACCGGCTACACGTTTGCCGGCACGTTGGGTACGGCTTGGATCGAGCCTCAACCCGATGCCTGGCTTACACACCTTTACGGATTGGCCCGCACGCTGGATGTCACACTGTTTTTGTCGCACCCGGACCGAGACCGGAAGACGGGCTTTTTGTACAACTCGCTTTTTGTCATCACGCCGAACCAATTGATCGCAGGCTCACACAGAAAAATCAATGCGCTGCGGACCGGCTCGGAATCTTGGTCACAGCGAGGCGAGTCCGCCATACCCATCAATGTCCCGCCCGTCGGGCTGGTCGGCTTGTTGATTTGCGCCGACGCCTACTCAGCGACGATCGCAACCAGTCTCAAGACACAGGGAGCCCGCCTCCTCGTCTCTTCGGCCGCCTGGGCACCCGGATATCATGGCCCGGACGGAGAATGGGAGCGCTGTACAACAGAGACGGAGCTGCCGCTGCTCGTGTGCAATCGAACGGGCCGTGATCTGACCTTGGATTTCACACAGGCCCAAAGCATCGTCGCAGGAGAAGGCCGGCGCATGCTCTCGATGGAGTCGGAGGAAGAAGCGATTTTCTTGATCGAATGGGATCTTGCGACCAACACACTCGCTTCTCGACAGGCGGACAAGATTAATATCTCCTAGAGACCGCCCCGTCTGGTATCATGTTCGGAATGATACATGCGCATGTCTGGTCACCAGAGAATCCTTCCGACTGACCGTGATTCGTCTCAGCTCGCGGATTGATGCTCAGGTGCACCTGAGCTCATTCCACCTCCATTGTGCAGGGTGAGAGGCTGTCCTTGCAATGAGCGGCCGGCAACGCTTCCAACGTATGCTTATCCTCTCGATGGCAGCTTACTTTGCTTCTGTCGTTCCGGACACCATATCCGCCGCGGACTCGGCAGGCCTGTCGGAAGAGCAGGTCGCCGAACGTGCTACAGATTCCTGGGAAAGCGGGGCGACCGATCACGCCATCGAAATCATCGAAGGTTGGACCGAACACCATAAGCCGACGCGTAAGCTCAACAAGCTGCGCGGCGATATTCTGGCGACATCGCGGCATCCCGGGGAAGCCATTCAAGCCTACGATGCCGCCCTCGCCGACGATGCATCCGCTCTGGACATCCGCTGGGCAAAATGGGGCGTGATGACCCGAACGGGCCAGGGCGACGATGCGATCGAAGAGCTGCAGCACATCGCGAATCTCGATTCGCAGAATCCATTGGTTCATTTACGTCTGGCCCAGGAGCTTCGAAACAAGGATCGATTGGAAGAATCGCTCGATTCGTACAAGAAGGCGGTGGAACTGGCTCCGGACTTATTGAATTGGCGGCTGGCCATGGCACGTGCGCGGTTCGATGTCTTGGATTATCAGGGAGCTGCCGATGAAGTCCAGTATGTGCTTCACAGAATCGCCCCGGGGTCCGCTCTGGAAATCCCGGCCCAAAACCTTTTGGCGGATATCTATGGAGACTCCAAAGACCGGGGCCGGCGATTCGTTCATATATTCAAGTCCGACGAAACCGAGGAACAGCTCAAAGAATGGGCGCTCATCCGGGCCGAGGGATGGAGACTCTTCGTCGACGGCCGCTATGATGAGGCCGAGCCCATCTACAAAAAAGTCTTGGCGCTCAATCCAAAAGATCCGACTGCTCATTATCAGTTCGGGTTGATCCTCATGAAACTCGGCCGATGCGAGGAAGCTCTGAAGACCTTTCGTCTCCTGTCAGATATGGAAGTGGGTGACGAGGAATATACCGACTCCGTGTTTCGGCGGGGACAATGTCTGGTTCAATTGGAGCGATGGTCTGACGCCTATGTCCATTTCCAAATTCTGTATGATGCGGCGATGGAATTTGAAGAGCGGAACAAAGGCATGGAATTGCCTCCGGGGACCCGTGTCTTGGACAAACAGAAACTGGCCAAATGGCTCGATAGGGTGCGTCCGCACGTCCCTCCGGAAGAAATCGCTCCACCTCAACCGGCTCAGCCACCCAAAGTCTTGTCAGAGGATGAGATGCACGCGAAAATCGCCGCCGTGCGACTGACACACAAGCCGCTGGATACCCGCGCCTCGCTTATGGGACGAGACGCCGATTTCAGCTGGTTCCGATTCGTGATTCCCTCCGCAAAGGTATTACGAGATGATTTTCCAACCGGAGCGCATGAATTCATTCCGGTCAAGCCGGGTGATACCTTTCCGACCACCCAGCATGAGATCTTTCTCGTATTCGGGCTGGTGTCAGCCTCCTACGATGCCATCCCATTGACCGCACAATGTTTCGTTGAACAGTCGGAAACCACCGGACAGGGTCACGCGGTCGCCCAGGATGAAGTCATGATGGCGATGAACGATCAATCAGGATATTTCACATTATCACCTCCTGCTTCAGGATGGTCGCCCGGTCTGTACCGATGCGGTCTGTTCGCAGGAGACCGTACCTCTGCGTATACTCATGTCGACGAAGTCCGCTTCCGTCTGATACCGGTGCTGTCTTCGTCCTAGCCAGACTCTGTTTAGCGACCTGCGTCGATGGGTCCACCCGGCGTTTTAATCTTTTTCACCTTCCTTTGAAAGCAGGAACACCAACAACTTTGCCGGCTCTGTCTTACTTCCGTTTCTCGACACCACATGAGGCCTCTTCGGGGATTCGTACCAGCTCTGCCCCGCCGTGTACGTCACAGGTTTCTCGTTCTCCGACTGCGAGACGACCGACCCTTCCAGGACATAGGCAATGACGGAGCCGGGATGGACGTGGGCACATCCGATGCCGCACCGGGAGCATATGAAACGATCAGCACCGTCGCGACCCGTCCTGCCATATCGTCGAGCTGCTGCTTCATCAGTACGGCGGTCGATTCGTCCGCCCATGCCGCCGATTGACACATGATGAATCCGATCAGCATGGTACGGAGCCATACCTCCATCATTCCGGTCATTGAGCCGCCGTAGGACGTTCTCATCAGGCGATTCCTTTCTTCGTACCCTTGTGGGACCAGTTCGCAACCCACACGACGTGCTTGCCATGTCCAGGTTTCAACTCGTACGCGAGACGCGCCTGCTCCAGAGGAAAACATCTTCTCCATGCCAACCCGAAAGACATGGGCAATCGATTACACGGTCGATTCGAGTCAATTGAGTTCGATTCGGCTCGACAATGAAAAACGCGCCGCGATCCCGCTGCCGCTGATCCCGCCGTTCCCCGTCGGAGGCACCAGTGATGAGACGGCCGCCCTCCTTGAGAAGGTTCCAGGATCGATCTCTCGTCTCTCCCCCTTCGATGTTCGGCACGACATCCACCCTCTTGGTGCGGCTGCAAGGAGGACCCAGCCCATGGTCTCCGATTGAAACCGGGGCCGCTTCAATGGGACAGCGATTTCAGGCGCTCGGTCAAGCGAAGATTTTCTTCGTAATCCACCGGGCAATCAATAACAGCAGGAATCGTGCTGGCGAGCGCGTTAGTCAAAACCGGTATCAGATCGGAGGGATGCGCCACCCTGAAGCCCGCCGCGCCGAAACTTTTCGCATAGCCGACAAGGTCTGGATTGCCGAAATCCACTGATGACGTGCGATGAAATTTGACCATCTGCTTCCAGCGGATCACTCCATATCCTCCGTCTCTCCAGACCAGAACCACCAACGGCAATTGCAGGCGCACCGCCGTTTCCAATTCCTGGGAGTTCATGAGAAACCCTCCGTCTCCCGTGACTGCAATGACACGGCGGTCGGGATAGAGCAGCTTGGCGGCCACCGCCCCCGGAAGAGCGATCCCCATCGACGCGAAGCCGTTCGAAATGATGCATGAATTGGGGGTTTCACAGGGAAACATTCTGGCCAACCATAATTTATGCGCCCCTACGTCGCAGATGATTTGATCCTGCGGGGCAAGCACGGATCGTAGCGCGCGCATGATATGTTGCGGGCGAAGCGGCCAACCTGCCGCGCCGGCGGATTCAGCGTCCAACTTTTCAACGATCGTCGCTCTGGCCCGCCGTGCCCACTCCGCCGGAAATGTCGTCAGCTGTTCCGTCAGATGATCGCATGCCAATCGGATGTCTCCCAACACCCCAACGTCGGGAAGGTAGTGCTCATCGACTTCTGCCGGCGTTGCGTCGACGTGAATGATCCGTTTGTTTCGGTGAGGATTCCAGAGGCAAGGTGCATACTCCACGAAGTCGTATCCGATAGCGATGACCGCGTCGGCCTGCTCTACGACCACCGAAGCATAATCCCGTGCCTGAAGCCCCAGCGTATAGAGCGACAATGGGTCGCTGTCCGGAACGACTCCTTTAGCCATGAAGGTATGCAGCACCGGAATCTGTATGCGTTGCGCGAGACGTCGTACTTCTTCATGGGCCCGCCCCCGAATGACACCGTTGCCGGCCAAAATCACCGGCCGCTGGGCTCCCGCCAGGAGATCGACGGCACGGGCGACTTGTTTCGGAGTAGGTTCAGGAAGCACCGGGGCCTGAACCAACAGCGGTTCGACCATTCGGTCACCGGAGAGTGTTTCTTCAGCGACATCCTCGGGCAATTCGATGTGTGTGGCGCCGGGCTTTTCGGTCTGCGCAATCTTGAACGCCTTACGGATCGCCTCCGGAATCACCTCGGCTTTGGGAAGCGAGGTATTCCATTTTGTCACCGGCTTGAACATGCCCACCACATCGATATATTGATGGGATTCCTTGTGCCGGCGATTCAATGACGCCTGTCCGCTGATCGCGACCAAAGGAGCCCGGTCCAGGTAGGCGTCCGCCACACCGGTCAAGAGATTCGTGGCGCCGGGCCCCAAGGTCGACAGACAGACAC
This window harbors:
- the trmL gene encoding tRNA (uridine(34)/cytosine(34)/5-carboxymethylaminomethyluridine(34)-2'-O)-methyltransferase TrmL produces the protein MFDVVLYEPEIPPNTGNIIRLCANTGITLHLVKPLGFAMDDRQLRRAGLDYHEYAAVTLHENWRECLRQFDGRRLFAVSTKGSRRYDQADFLEGDVFVFGPETRGLPADILKTFPDDRRLRLPMVQGSRSLNLSNAAAVVVYEAWRRIEFSGGS
- a CDS encoding DUF2127 domain-containing protein, whose protein sequence is MNSSRSHNAGLAIIAIFRLIKGVALLILAFGLLRMVHADIAAQFASLMEVLHLNGDSRILHALVLRVDALQPHTVLMAGVVSFIYATVLLIEGTGLWLEAWWAAYMTVVSTGLLIPFELYEIMERATTFRIVLLLVNIAVVVYLVHHVRRTVSMTEARANAPAG
- a CDS encoding methyltransferase — encoded protein: MAARHTTPAAILQLGTAFWGSKTLLSAIELGVFTELAKGPLDLAALAARVNLHERGARDFLDALVALGMLKRTGGRYANTPETGLFLDRHKPSYVGGILEMANARLYRFWGSLTEGLRTGKPQNEAKSGEDFFGALYADPRRLEGFLKAMTGLSIGSAKVIAKKFTWKRYKTFTDVGCAQGGVAVEIASAHKHLTGFGMDLPVVQPVFERYIEANRLGARVRFHAGNFFKDPLPKTDVLIMGHILHDWNLEEKMMLLHKAHEALPTGGALIIHEALIDDARKTNAFGLLMSLNMLIETPGGFDFTGADCRAWMKTAGFRSSKVERLTGPDSMVIGIK
- a CDS encoding DoxX family protein → MPSFLQGYGPQTYALLRIVTGFLFLWHGTQKLFSIPIPPPPIPSFVIGVAGPIELVGGTLVMIGLYTRWAAFLCSGLMAFAYWMVHGLQAPLPIQNMGELAALYCFVFLYISSQGSGIWSVDAGRKS
- a CDS encoding tetratricopeptide repeat protein, encoding MIAIISLSFLGRILAGVLTLFIMLDETGANALAADSFLDTECLHKAPAGIALTSHVAKAKSGDAQSMFCAGAIKLYVSREYKEAIPWLERAANAGHMRAPLVLGILYEQGSGVKEDVTTAAKWYQKGIDNGNAAAARRLATLYHLGTGVPHDEAKSNELLKKAIAMGDKAAPAYVEKREKDRNDTRPGMTIKAEAYRLYKQKQFDKAAKLYRQCADMGNDDCQLGIGQLYEFGDGVPKNEKQAAFWYMKSADQGHPVALKTLGLLYELGKGVPENWAEAARLYAKGAEKYDYAAFALGRMYEFGMGVPQNRALAIQWFKKAAKLGHPKGAYWARWLSDWTNCIGFRDVQEQNAIRGLRCPADPVGITFHNSVERMSYIRDAAKEFDKIDAEAAMRQAERGRATNKYECDSAGGNWTSGNYCM
- a CDS encoding CotH kinase family protein → MMLSALTRSRRFVRLHMPFVAFALVLAAGCSSGSGDQPAGSNPPSQSPTQTTTPTAAASALPVLAITTNSGAEITSKEDYEASRYTLTSETGQQLLNSTLGIRGRGNSTWEMAKKPYRLQLTTSTSLLGMPANRNWALLANYADITLTRNELAFELSRQVGMEYTPRSVQVELQLNGTYRGIYQLTEHIRIDPNRVNIPELDEGDTGPDVITGGYLIEIDVTKGEDYCYESPRTQIVFCLSDPDSLLEPGRESQRAYIEGYIKQTEDAIYSDQFADPTAGYAAYLDVDSAINFYLVSEVTKNLDSALYKSVYLFKKRNGKLTFGPVWDFDMSSGNATFSDAGLPEGWWTRNGAWFVRMFQDPAFDARVKARWRQLKAAGVLDGIFTFIDNRTTYLSSVQSKNFDRWPIDAYTDVWWRNPVAISPYEDEVAAMKAWLRSRVNWMDTQLGS
- a CDS encoding carbon-nitrogen hydrolase family protein, which gives rise to MTASTLRIAFLHLAPVPGDLAGNRRTIETALHRAASHGAAWILTPELPVTGYTFAGTLGTAWIEPQPDAWLTHLYGLARTLDVTLFLSHPDRDRKTGFLYNSLFVITPNQLIAGSHRKINALRTGSESWSQRGESAIPINVPPVGLVGLLICADAYSATIATSLKTQGARLLVSSAAWAPGYHGPDGEWERCTTETELPLLVCNRTGRDLTLDFTQAQSIVAGEGRRMLSMESEEEAIFLIEWDLATNTLASRQADKINIS
- a CDS encoding tetratricopeptide repeat protein gives rise to the protein MSGRQRFQRMLILSMAAYFASVVPDTISAADSAGLSEEQVAERATDSWESGATDHAIEIIEGWTEHHKPTRKLNKLRGDILATSRHPGEAIQAYDAALADDASALDIRWAKWGVMTRTGQGDDAIEELQHIANLDSQNPLVHLRLAQELRNKDRLEESLDSYKKAVELAPDLLNWRLAMARARFDVLDYQGAADEVQYVLHRIAPGSALEIPAQNLLADIYGDSKDRGRRFVHIFKSDETEEQLKEWALIRAEGWRLFVDGRYDEAEPIYKKVLALNPKDPTAHYQFGLILMKLGRCEEALKTFRLLSDMEVGDEEYTDSVFRRGQCLVQLERWSDAYVHFQILYDAAMEFEERNKGMELPPGTRVLDKQKLAKWLDRVRPHVPPEEIAPPQPAQPPKVLSEDEMHAKIAAVRLTHKPLDTRASLMGRDADFSWFRFVIPSAKVLRDDFPTGAHEFIPVKPGDTFPTTQHEIFLVFGLVSASYDAIPLTAQCFVEQSETTGQGHAVAQDEVMMAMNDQSGYFTLSPPASGWSPGLYRCGLFAGDRTSAYTHVDEVRFRLIPVLSSS